A stretch of the Capsicum annuum cultivar UCD-10X-F1 chromosome 10, UCD10Xv1.1, whole genome shotgun sequence genome encodes the following:
- the LOC107844174 gene encoding uncharacterized protein LOC107844174, with protein sequence MAITTRSGKVLSSTSMGKVVEKEVSVDKLEGSNLGESEKMDGFVDISEKENNKKEELTVNVPLMEELEQMPYYDKFMKELLTKKRKVSCEPVDNIHHRGAVSSESLVQKKPDPRAFTIPCTVGSMNFTKALCDIVSSINLMPLDIYKNLGLGEPTSTTIHLVMADRSVK encoded by the exons atggcgattaccactcgtAGTGGTAAGGTGTTATCTAGCACTTCTATGGGCAAAGTTGTGGAGAAGGAGGTAAGTGTTGATAAATTGGAAGGAAGCAATCTAGGGGAGTCTGAGAAGATGGATGGCTTTGTTGACATATcagagaaagaaaacaacaaaaaagaggAA CTAACTGTGAATGTCCCATTGATGGAGGAACTTGAGCAAATGCCGTACTAtgataaatttatgaaggaattaCTAACAAAGAAGCGGAAGGTAAGTTGTGAGCCGGTGGACAACATCCATCACCGTGGTGCTGTGTCTTCAgaatccttagtgcagaaaaagcctgATCCTAGAGCATTTACTATACCGTGCACAGTTGGGTCCATGAAttttaccaaagctttatgtgacaTAGTATCAAGTATAAATCTGATGCCGCTTGATATCTACAAAAATCTTGGATTGGGGGAGCCTACCTCCACAACGATACATCTTGTTATGGCAGACAGATCGGTGAAATGA